One Streptomyces sp. NBC_00102 DNA segment encodes these proteins:
- the argS gene encoding arginine--tRNA ligase — translation MASVPSLASTLQQQLADALTAALPDAGAADPLLRRSDRADFQANGILALAKKLKGNPRELASQVTAAIPAGDLIKEIEVSGPGFLNITLTDEAILRTLAERAADAEGRLGVASSADAGTTVIDYAQPNVAKEMHVGHLRSAVIGDAMVRILEFTGESVVRRHHIGDWGTQFGMLIQYLVEHPDQLGHDTADTDAESAGEAAMSSLNRLYKASRALFDSDEEFKARARDRVVALQAGDPETLAMWQRFVDESKVYFYSVFDKLDMEISDPDIVGESGYNDMLEETCRILEETGVAVRSEGALCVFFEDVKGPDGNQVPLIVKKTNGGYGYAATDLSAIRDRVQNLKANTLLYVVDARQSLHFKMVFETARRAGWLGEDVTAHQLAFGTVLGKDGKPFKTREGVTVRLEDLLDEAVSRATAVVREKAGKVGLSEEEIVENGRYVGIGAVKYADLSTSAVRDYKFDLDQMVSLNGDTSVYLQYAYARIRSILRKAGDAKPVAHPELELAPAERALGLHLDRFGETLDEVAAGYEPHKLAAYLYQLASHLTTFYDQCQVLSDDNAPEVVENRLFLVELTARTLHTGMELLGIRTPERL, via the coding sequence ATGGCCTCGGTCCCTTCCCTCGCTTCCACGCTCCAGCAGCAGCTGGCGGACGCCCTGACGGCAGCCCTGCCCGACGCCGGCGCCGCCGACCCGCTGCTGCGACGAAGCGACCGGGCCGACTTCCAGGCCAACGGCATCCTCGCGCTGGCCAAGAAGCTCAAGGGCAACCCCCGCGAGCTGGCGTCGCAGGTCACCGCCGCGATTCCGGCGGGTGACCTGATCAAGGAGATCGAGGTCTCCGGCCCCGGCTTCCTCAACATCACCCTCACCGACGAGGCGATCCTGCGGACGCTGGCCGAGCGGGCCGCCGACGCGGAGGGCCGGCTCGGTGTGGCGTCCTCGGCGGACGCCGGTACGACGGTCATCGACTACGCCCAGCCGAACGTCGCCAAGGAGATGCACGTCGGCCACCTGCGGTCGGCGGTCATCGGTGACGCGATGGTGCGCATCCTGGAGTTCACCGGCGAGTCCGTGGTCCGGCGCCACCACATCGGCGACTGGGGCACCCAGTTCGGCATGCTCATCCAGTACCTCGTCGAGCACCCGGACCAGCTGGGCCACGACACTGCGGACACCGACGCCGAGTCGGCGGGCGAGGCCGCGATGTCCTCCCTGAACCGGCTCTACAAGGCGTCCCGCGCGCTCTTCGACTCCGACGAGGAGTTCAAGGCCCGCGCCCGGGACCGGGTGGTCGCGCTCCAGGCCGGGGACCCGGAGACGCTCGCCATGTGGCAGCGGTTCGTGGACGAGTCGAAGGTCTACTTCTACTCGGTCTTCGACAAGCTCGACATGGAGATCTCCGACCCGGACATCGTCGGCGAGTCGGGGTACAACGACATGCTGGAGGAGACCTGCCGCATCCTGGAGGAGACCGGCGTCGCCGTGCGCTCCGAGGGTGCGCTGTGCGTCTTCTTCGAGGACGTGAAGGGCCCGGACGGCAACCAGGTCCCGCTGATCGTCAAGAAGACGAACGGCGGCTACGGCTACGCGGCGACCGACCTCTCCGCGATCCGCGACCGGGTGCAGAACCTCAAGGCGAACACCCTGCTCTACGTGGTCGACGCCCGGCAGTCGCTGCACTTCAAGATGGTCTTCGAGACCGCTCGCCGGGCCGGCTGGCTGGGCGAGGACGTCACCGCGCACCAGCTGGCCTTCGGCACGGTCCTCGGCAAGGACGGCAAGCCGTTCAAGACCCGTGAGGGTGTCACGGTCCGGCTGGAGGACCTCCTCGACGAGGCGGTCTCCCGGGCGACGGCCGTGGTGCGGGAGAAGGCCGGGAAGGTGGGCCTGTCCGAGGAGGAGATCGTCGAGAACGGCCGGTACGTCGGCATCGGCGCGGTGAAGTACGCCGACCTGTCCACGTCCGCCGTGCGCGACTACAAGTTCGACCTGGACCAGATGGTCTCGCTCAACGGCGACACCTCGGTCTACCTCCAGTACGCCTACGCCCGTATCCGGTCGATCCTGCGCAAGGCCGGGGACGCGAAGCCCGTCGCCCACCCGGAGCTGGAGCTGGCCCCGGCGGAGCGCGCGCTCGGTCTGCACCTGGACCGGTTCGGCGAGACGCTGGACGAGGTCGCCGCGGGGTACGAGCCGCACAAGCTGGCCGCGTACCTCTACCAGCTGGCGTCGCACCTGACGACCTTCTACGACCAGTGCCAGGTGCTCAGCGACGACAACGCCCCCGAGGTCGTCGAGAACCGGCTCTTCCTCGTGGAGCTGACCGCCCGAACCCTGCACACCGGTATGGAGCTGCTGGGCATCCGGACGCCCGAGCGCCTGTGA
- the lysS gene encoding lysine--tRNA ligase, with product MPTVAESQTSTETDWVSRFADDVIAESERRAPGKPVVVASGLSPSGPIHLGNLREVMTPHLVADEIRRRGYEVRHLISWDDYDRYRKVPNGVPGIDASWAEHIGKPLTSVPAPAGSAYPNWAEHFKAAMTEALDELGVEYDPISQTEQYTAGAYREQILHAMKHRADIDAVLDRYRTKKDPAAAGKGKQQQKKVDEAELEAAEGSGAADEDDGGSSAGYFPYKPYCGNCGKDLTVVTSYDDDSTELNYTCSECGFAETVRLNEFNRGKLVWKVDWPMRWAYEGVIFEPSGVDHSSPGSSFVVGGQIVREVFDGVQPIGPMYAFVGISGMAKMSSSKGGVPTPGDALKIMEAPLLRWLYARRRPNQSFKIAFDQEINRLYDEWDSLERKVADGTALPADLAAHGRAVRTAAGELPSTPRPLPYRTLASVADITAGADDQTLRILSELDPENPLTSLDAVRPRLDRAENWITTQVPAEARTIVRGEPDAELLGSLDDQGRESLRLLVEGLDSHWSLDGLTTLVYGVPKVLAGLEPDAKPTPELKVAQRSFFALLYRLLVSRDTGPRLPTLLLAVGADRVRALLGA from the coding sequence GTGCCGACCGTGGCCGAGAGTCAGACAAGCACCGAGACCGACTGGGTCTCCCGCTTCGCGGACGATGTCATCGCCGAATCGGAGCGTCGTGCGCCTGGCAAACCGGTCGTCGTCGCGTCCGGCCTGTCCCCGTCCGGCCCGATCCACCTCGGCAACCTCCGCGAGGTCATGACCCCGCACCTGGTCGCCGACGAGATCCGCCGCCGCGGGTACGAGGTCCGCCACCTGATCTCGTGGGACGACTACGACCGGTACCGCAAGGTCCCGAACGGCGTTCCCGGCATCGACGCGTCCTGGGCCGAGCACATCGGCAAGCCGCTGACCTCGGTGCCCGCCCCGGCCGGGTCCGCGTACCCGAACTGGGCCGAGCACTTCAAGGCCGCCATGACCGAGGCGCTGGACGAGCTGGGCGTCGAGTACGACCCCATCAGCCAGACCGAGCAGTACACCGCCGGGGCCTACCGCGAGCAGATCCTGCACGCGATGAAGCACCGCGCGGACATCGACGCCGTCCTCGACCGCTACCGGACGAAGAAGGACCCGGCCGCCGCGGGCAAGGGCAAGCAGCAGCAGAAGAAGGTCGACGAGGCCGAGCTGGAGGCCGCCGAGGGCTCCGGCGCGGCCGACGAGGACGACGGCGGCAGCTCCGCCGGGTACTTCCCGTACAAGCCGTACTGCGGCAACTGCGGCAAGGACCTCACCGTCGTCACCTCCTACGACGACGACAGCACCGAGCTGAACTACACCTGCTCGGAGTGCGGCTTCGCCGAGACCGTGCGGCTCAACGAGTTCAACCGCGGCAAGCTGGTCTGGAAGGTCGACTGGCCGATGCGCTGGGCGTACGAGGGCGTGATCTTCGAGCCCAGCGGCGTGGACCACTCCTCGCCGGGCTCGTCGTTCGTCGTCGGCGGCCAGATCGTCCGCGAGGTCTTCGACGGCGTCCAGCCGATCGGCCCGATGTACGCCTTCGTCGGCATCTCCGGCATGGCGAAGATGTCCTCCTCCAAGGGCGGGGTGCCCACCCCGGGCGACGCCCTGAAGATCATGGAGGCGCCCCTGCTGCGCTGGCTGTACGCCCGCCGTCGGCCCAACCAGTCCTTCAAGATCGCCTTCGACCAGGAGATCAACCGGCTCTACGACGAGTGGGACTCCCTGGAGCGCAAGGTCGCCGACGGCACCGCGCTGCCGGCCGACCTCGCCGCCCACGGGCGTGCCGTCCGCACGGCCGCCGGTGAGCTGCCGAGCACCCCGCGCCCGCTGCCGTACCGCACGCTGGCCTCCGTCGCCGACATCACCGCCGGCGCCGACGACCAGACGCTGCGCATCCTCAGCGAGCTCGACCCGGAGAACCCGCTCACCTCGCTCGACGCCGTACGCCCCCGCCTCGACCGCGCCGAGAACTGGATCACCACCCAGGTCCCGGCCGAGGCCCGCACGATCGTGCGCGGCGAGCCGGACGCGGAGCTCCTCGGCTCGCTCGACGACCAGGGGCGCGAGTCGCTGCGCCTGCTGGTGGAGGGCCTCGACAGCCACTGGTCGCTGGACGGGCTCACCACCCTCGTCTACGGCGTGCCGAAGGTGCTGGCCGGACTCGAGCCCGACGCCAAGCCGACGCCCGAACTCAAGGTGGCCCAGCGGTCGTTCTTCGCGCTGCTCTACCGTCTGCTGGTCAGCCGGGACACCGGCCCGCGCCTGCCCACCCTGCTCCTCGCCGTCGGCGCGGACCGGGTGCGGGCGCTGCTGGGGGCGTAA
- a CDS encoding DUF2637 domain-containing protein translates to MQLTRTHRVLIGLVVAGAAIIAAIGFAGSYAAVRELALEKGFGNFSLVFPIGIDAGICVLLALDLLLTWLRIPFPLLRQTAWLLTAATIAFNGAAAWPDPLGTGMHAVIPILFVVAVEAARHAVGRIADITADKHMEGVRLTRWLLSPVPTFKLWRRMKLWELRSYEQVIKLEQDRLIYQARLQARFGRGWRRKAPIEALMPLRLAKYGVPLAETAPAGLAAAGIEPVLLPPAPKPELAPGDFTEHAQGTERRQDGAPHPQQRDLPPRAALPQQRNDGARGGYVQGGYVQDDVPPDVYPQDPYPQGPYPQDTVQQERGDWVPVDPDPEAQGSPWFAKPPSDQEYQGGYDPDYEDVERTPAQVPLGPGGRTRSLGNVGTIGAVPQQRGAQQQADADEDAREAVQEAEETVREAERAERAASAEPETAEDAEYAEIAYQVFRTFVSTNSGYPSIDVLAIHLADGQNVHHPRSAALLRRLMPEFKQRYDAELAADHIA, encoded by the coding sequence ATGCAGCTCACACGCACGCACCGAGTACTCATCGGGCTCGTCGTCGCCGGAGCGGCGATCATCGCCGCGATCGGTTTCGCGGGCTCGTACGCAGCCGTGCGCGAACTGGCCCTGGAGAAGGGGTTCGGGAACTTCTCCCTGGTGTTCCCGATCGGCATCGACGCGGGCATCTGCGTCCTGCTGGCGCTGGACCTGCTGCTGACGTGGCTGCGCATCCCGTTCCCGCTGCTGCGTCAGACGGCTTGGCTGCTGACCGCGGCGACCATCGCGTTCAACGGCGCGGCCGCCTGGCCCGACCCGCTCGGCACCGGCATGCACGCGGTGATCCCGATCCTCTTCGTCGTCGCCGTCGAGGCCGCCCGCCACGCGGTGGGCCGGATCGCCGACATCACCGCCGACAAGCACATGGAGGGCGTGCGCCTCACGCGCTGGCTGCTCTCCCCGGTGCCCACGTTCAAGCTGTGGCGGCGCATGAAGCTCTGGGAGCTGCGCAGTTACGAACAGGTCATCAAGCTCGAACAGGACCGGCTGATCTACCAGGCCCGGCTGCAGGCCCGTTTCGGCCGCGGCTGGCGGCGCAAGGCCCCGATCGAGGCGCTGATGCCGCTGCGGCTCGCCAAGTACGGCGTACCGCTCGCCGAGACCGCCCCGGCGGGCCTCGCCGCGGCCGGGATCGAACCGGTGCTGCTGCCGCCCGCGCCGAAGCCCGAACTCGCCCCCGGTGACTTCACGGAGCACGCGCAGGGCACCGAGCGCCGGCAGGACGGGGCGCCCCACCCGCAGCAGCGGGACCTCCCGCCGCGCGCGGCCCTGCCGCAGCAGCGGAACGACGGCGCCCGGGGCGGGTACGTCCAGGGCGGTTACGTCCAGGACGACGTGCCGCCGGACGTGTACCCCCAGGACCCGTACCCGCAGGGGCCGTACCCGCAGGACACCGTCCAGCAGGAGCGCGGCGACTGGGTTCCGGTGGACCCCGACCCGGAGGCGCAGGGCAGCCCGTGGTTCGCGAAGCCGCCGTCGGACCAGGAGTACCAGGGCGGCTACGACCCCGACTACGAGGACGTCGAGCGCACGCCCGCCCAGGTGCCCCTGGGCCCCGGCGGCCGTACCCGCTCGCTCGGCAACGTGGGCACCATCGGCGCCGTCCCGCAGCAGCGCGGCGCCCAGCAGCAGGCCGACGCCGACGAGGACGCGCGGGAGGCCGTCCAGGAGGCCGAGGAGACCGTACGGGAGGCCGAGCGGGCCGAGCGGGCCGCGTCGGCCGAACCGGAGACCGCCGAAGACGCGGAGTACGCCGAGATCGCGTACCAGGTCTTCCGTACGTTCGTCTCGACGAACAGCGGCTACCCCAGCATCGACGTCCTCGCCATCCACCTCGCCGACGGCCAGAACGTCCACCACCCGCGCAGCGCCGCCCTGTTGCGCCGCCTGATGCCGGAGTTCAAGCAGCGCTACGACGCCGAGCTCGCGGCCGACCACATCGCCTGA
- a CDS encoding DUF3558 domain-containing protein: protein MHRSAPRLSRILLCAAVPVMLVAAGCSSDSGDAKEKSAGSGSTASGSSSAAASASPTVEPAKFAGLPDACKAVSAKTVKKLVPSAKKASGTLGKSSDEDARSSCSWNGLDDKGVKGSVYHWLDIGLVRYDSEETLGSGADRATTDYTKSVAKAQAAEGAKSLKSAPVSGIGDQATAITYTLNKTSEDFSYATIVVRTANVVVSVNYNGTGYAGAKAPSVADITAGAQTAAKEVVAAVGGGTGGSTDSGSASPSATTSASPKTSSSKSAAASDSPKTSSSESAGSDDEGTTDSDSGATAKATPKATTKS, encoded by the coding sequence ATGCACCGATCAGCCCCGCGCCTGTCCCGCATACTCCTCTGCGCCGCCGTCCCGGTGATGCTCGTCGCCGCCGGCTGCTCGTCGGACTCCGGCGACGCGAAGGAGAAGAGCGCCGGCTCCGGCTCCACCGCCTCCGGTTCGTCGAGCGCCGCCGCCTCCGCGAGCCCCACCGTGGAACCGGCGAAGTTCGCCGGGCTGCCCGATGCGTGCAAGGCGGTCTCCGCCAAGACGGTCAAGAAGCTCGTGCCGTCCGCGAAGAAGGCCTCGGGCACCCTGGGCAAGTCCAGCGACGAGGACGCCCGGAGCAGCTGCTCCTGGAACGGCCTGGACGACAAGGGCGTCAAGGGTTCCGTCTACCACTGGCTGGACATCGGCCTCGTCCGGTACGACTCCGAGGAGACGCTCGGCAGCGGCGCGGACCGCGCGACCACCGACTACACCAAGTCGGTCGCCAAGGCGCAGGCCGCCGAGGGCGCGAAGTCGCTCAAGAGCGCGCCCGTCTCCGGCATCGGCGACCAGGCCACCGCGATCACGTACACCCTGAACAAGACGAGCGAGGACTTCTCCTACGCGACGATCGTCGTGCGTACGGCCAACGTCGTCGTCTCGGTGAACTACAACGGCACCGGCTACGCGGGCGCCAAGGCCCCGTCCGTCGCGGACATCACGGCCGGCGCGCAGACCGCGGCCAAGGAGGTCGTGGCGGCCGTCGGCGGCGGTACGGGCGGCAGCACCGATTCCGGGTCGGCGAGCCCGAGCGCCACCACCAGCGCCAGCCCGAAGACGAGCAGCAGCAAGAGCGCCGCCGCGAGCGACAGCCCGAAGACCAGCAGCAGCGAGAGCGCCGGCTCGGACGACGAGGGCACCACGGACTCCGACTCCGGCGCGACCGCCAAGGCGACGCCCAAGGCCACGACGAAGTCCTGA
- a CDS encoding DUF3558 domain-containing protein, whose amino-acid sequence MAYVPGIALLAALVTGCTGGSGTEDATTDAKPGSPTVSVAPPGKYQTLPEACRSVSTGTLKQLLPGLADLPADQQKAAYGGKASVTYDTDRKGGCTWQSRTADSTRTLVVDFERVVSYDPSVSDEDSAATVYGKKAEAVGLPAPSPSADDPADGPESGSDGGSASPSATASPSAGDGVAPQGSASPTTPATLNPTGNDTGGDGDGGATLAPRTLKNLGNAAFLDDALEGGGSAPQHRTVSVVFRTSNVVVTVRYAEETTDAAEVPESAELQEKAQALARGLDENINE is encoded by the coding sequence ATGGCGTACGTTCCCGGCATCGCGCTTCTCGCGGCGCTGGTCACCGGCTGCACCGGAGGCTCGGGCACCGAGGACGCCACCACCGACGCGAAGCCCGGCAGCCCCACCGTCTCGGTCGCACCCCCCGGCAAGTACCAGACCCTGCCCGAGGCCTGTCGGTCCGTGAGCACCGGCACGCTCAAGCAGCTCCTGCCGGGCCTGGCCGATCTCCCGGCGGACCAGCAGAAGGCCGCGTACGGGGGCAAGGCGTCGGTCACGTACGACACCGACCGCAAGGGCGGCTGCACCTGGCAGTCGCGCACCGCGGACTCCACCCGGACCCTGGTGGTCGACTTCGAGCGGGTCGTCTCCTACGACCCCTCGGTGAGCGACGAGGACAGCGCCGCCACGGTGTACGGCAAGAAGGCGGAGGCGGTCGGCCTGCCCGCGCCCTCCCCCTCGGCCGACGACCCGGCCGACGGCCCGGAGAGCGGCTCGGACGGCGGCTCCGCGTCGCCCTCCGCGACCGCGTCCCCGTCCGCCGGGGACGGCGTGGCGCCCCAGGGCTCCGCCTCCCCCACGACCCCCGCGACGCTGAACCCGACCGGAAACGACACGGGGGGCGACGGTGACGGCGGCGCGACCCTCGCGCCGCGGACACTGAAGAACCTCGGAAATGCCGCATTCCTGGACGATGCACTCGAAGGTGGAGGTTCCGCTCCGCAGCACCGCACCGTCAGCGTGGTCTTCCGCACATCGAACGTGGTCGTCACCGTCCGGTACGCCGAGGAGACGACCGACGCCGCCGAGGTGCCGGAGAGTGCGGAACTCCAGGAGAAGGCCCAGGCACTGGCCCGCGGACTGGACGAGAACATCAACGAATAG
- a CDS encoding RtcB family protein gives MSYVEMPGAQVPIRMWTDPASVEDVAMQQLRNVATLPWIKGLAVMPDVHFGKGATVGSVIAMHGAVCPAAVGVDIGCGMSAVKTSLTANDLPGDLSRLRSRIEEAIPVGRGMHEELVDPAALPGVGAAGWDDFWGRFGGIADEVKFRQQRAVRQMGTLGGGNHFIEFCLDEAGSVWLMLHSGSRNIGNELADHHIGIAQKLPHNQDLIDRDLAVFVADTPQMAAYRNDLFWAQEYAKFNRAVMMGLFQDVVRKEFRKAKVAFDPVISCHHNYVSEERYDGMDLLVTRKGAIRAGSGEYGIIPGSMGTGSYIVKGLGNEKSFNSASHGAGRRMSRMAAKRRFTTKDLEEQTRGVECRKDSGVVDEIPGAYKPIEKVIDQQRDLVEVVAKLKQLVCVKG, from the coding sequence ATGTCGTACGTGGAGATGCCGGGCGCGCAGGTGCCGATCCGGATGTGGACCGACCCCGCGTCGGTCGAGGACGTGGCGATGCAGCAGTTGCGGAACGTCGCGACCCTGCCGTGGATCAAGGGTCTGGCCGTGATGCCCGACGTCCACTTCGGGAAGGGGGCGACGGTCGGCTCGGTGATCGCCATGCACGGCGCGGTCTGCCCCGCCGCCGTCGGCGTGGACATCGGCTGCGGTATGTCCGCGGTGAAGACGTCACTGACCGCCAACGACCTCCCCGGCGACCTCTCCCGGCTGCGCTCCCGCATCGAGGAGGCCATCCCGGTCGGGCGCGGGATGCACGAGGAGCTGGTGGACCCCGCCGCACTGCCCGGAGTCGGAGCAGCGGGCTGGGACGACTTCTGGGGCCGGTTCGGCGGCATCGCGGACGAGGTCAAGTTCCGCCAGCAGCGGGCGGTCCGGCAGATGGGCACGCTCGGCGGCGGCAACCACTTCATCGAGTTCTGCCTCGACGAGGCGGGCTCGGTCTGGCTGATGCTGCACTCCGGCTCGCGCAACATCGGCAACGAACTGGCCGACCACCACATCGGCATCGCCCAGAAGCTCCCGCACAACCAGGACCTGATCGACCGCGACCTCGCGGTCTTCGTCGCGGACACCCCGCAGATGGCCGCCTACCGCAACGACCTGTTCTGGGCGCAGGAGTACGCCAAGTTCAACCGCGCCGTGATGATGGGCCTCTTCCAGGACGTGGTCCGCAAGGAGTTCCGCAAGGCCAAGGTCGCCTTCGACCCGGTCATCTCCTGCCACCACAACTACGTGTCCGAGGAGCGGTACGACGGCATGGACCTGCTGGTCACCCGGAAGGGCGCGATCCGGGCGGGCTCCGGCGAGTACGGGATCATCCCCGGGTCCATGGGCACCGGCTCGTACATCGTGAAGGGCCTCGGCAACGAGAAGTCCTTCAACTCCGCCTCGCACGGCGCCGGCCGGCGGATGAGCCGGATGGCGGCGAAGCGCCGCTTCACCACCAAGGACCTGGAGGAGCAGACACGGGGCGTCGAGTGCCGCAAGGACTCCGGGGTGGTGGACGAGATCCCGGGCGCCTACAAGCCGATCGAGAAGGTCATCGACCAGCAGCGCGACCTGGTGGAGGTCGTCGCCAAGCTGAAGCAGCTGGTCTGCGTCAAGGGCTGA